A window from Synechococcus sp. UW179A encodes these proteins:
- a CDS encoding SufD family Fe-S cluster assembly protein: TRRQEAWRLTDLKRLEAVATLPEVRETPDFRMPAVADGVTRLVLGGQTDPLHGVTLPEGVTSLTDAELTDHLGHSLDHCGCAEAWPVQFNHAHSRHVLALRVCGKVPPLELVFATGVGLTATRVLLLLESSAELELLQVFPAEGSPPDVQRAHSHVLEVQLGQDACLCHGVLASGSGNASLMVHLAIEQEPSSHYGLTSVCRGWCFGRLEPRVLQLEGQATTGIHGLSMTTADEQFATHSSMRFGGPEGELDQLQKAVAADRSHSIFNGAIQVPRPAQRTDAAQLSRSLLLSRRARVDAKPELEIIADDVKCAHGATVSQLQQEELFYLRSRGVDGDDAAALLLRGFCCEVVDRLPAAAKAWMASGAIADPSRPL, from the coding sequence CCACCCGTCGACAGGAAGCCTGGCGACTCACGGACCTCAAACGCCTTGAGGCCGTGGCCACGCTTCCTGAGGTCAGGGAGACTCCGGACTTCAGGATGCCTGCGGTCGCTGATGGGGTGACGCGGCTCGTCTTGGGAGGTCAGACGGATCCGCTGCACGGAGTCACTCTTCCGGAGGGGGTGACCTCACTCACCGATGCCGAGCTCACGGATCACCTTGGCCATAGCCTGGATCACTGCGGCTGTGCCGAAGCCTGGCCTGTTCAGTTCAATCACGCTCACAGCCGGCACGTCCTCGCTCTTCGGGTTTGCGGCAAGGTCCCTCCTCTAGAACTTGTGTTCGCCACCGGTGTTGGACTGACTGCCACCAGGGTGTTGTTGCTGCTGGAGTCGAGTGCGGAGCTGGAGCTGTTGCAGGTTTTTCCTGCAGAGGGTTCTCCGCCTGATGTGCAGCGAGCTCATAGCCACGTATTGGAAGTTCAACTCGGACAAGACGCCTGCTTGTGTCACGGTGTTCTCGCAAGTGGTTCTGGCAACGCATCGTTGATGGTGCATCTGGCTATCGAGCAGGAGCCAAGCAGTCACTACGGGCTGACGAGCGTTTGCAGAGGCTGGTGTTTCGGAAGGCTTGAACCGCGAGTGCTGCAACTGGAGGGGCAGGCCACCACAGGAATCCATGGCCTGTCGATGACAACGGCCGACGAACAATTCGCGACGCACAGCAGCATGCGTTTCGGTGGTCCTGAGGGTGAGCTTGATCAGCTGCAGAAAGCTGTTGCGGCTGATCGTTCCCACAGCATTTTCAACGGCGCTATTCAGGTGCCTAGACCGGCGCAGCGAACCGATGCAGCTCAGCTCAGCCGCAGTTTGCTGCTTTCACGGCGCGCGCGCGTGGACGCCAAGCCTGAGTTGGAAATCATTGCTGACGATGTGAAGTGCGCACACGGCGCCACCGTCAGCCAACTTCAGCAGGAGGAACTTTTTTACCTTCGTAGTCGTGGAGTTGACGGCGACGATGCAGCTGCATTGCTACTGAGGGGTTTCTGCTGCGAAGTGGTGGATCGTCTACCAGCAGCGGCAAAGGCCTGGATGGCCTCTGGAGCGATCGCTGACCCCTCTCGACCCCTATGA
- a CDS encoding SufS family cysteine desulfurase, which yields MTTLSRDTGVSLAERTRSDFPILDQRSSQGGPLIYLDHAATSQKPQVVLDALQAYYACDNANVHRGAHQLSARATEAFEAARSITASYVGAAGPQEIVFTRNATEGINLVARSWGNANLREGDEILLTLMEHHSNLVPWQLLSQRTGCVLRHVGITETGELDLDDFHSKLTDRTRLVSLVHISNTLGCRNPLDLVIPAAHAAGALVLVDACQSLAHHPMSVKSLDADFLVGSSHKLCGPTGMGFLWAREALLDSMPPFLGGGEMIQDVYLDHSTWANLPYKFEAGTPAIGEAVGMGAALTYLEQIGLENIAAWEAELTRHLFNRLQAIDGLRILGPTPQQQPGRAALATFLVDGVHANDIAAMIDLAGICIRSGHHCCQPLHRHYEVTGSARASLSFITTLAEIDRFADELQGVIDFFRENG from the coding sequence ATGACCACACTTTCTCGTGATACCGGCGTCTCTCTAGCGGAACGGACCCGTTCAGATTTCCCGATCCTGGATCAGCGATCGTCCCAGGGCGGTCCTCTGATCTATCTCGACCATGCCGCCACCAGCCAGAAACCTCAGGTAGTGCTTGACGCCTTGCAGGCTTATTACGCCTGTGACAACGCCAACGTTCATCGAGGAGCACATCAGCTCAGCGCCAGGGCAACCGAGGCCTTTGAAGCGGCCCGCTCCATCACCGCTTCCTATGTGGGTGCGGCCGGCCCGCAGGAGATCGTGTTCACCCGAAACGCCACCGAAGGCATCAATCTGGTGGCACGCAGCTGGGGCAACGCCAATCTGCGTGAAGGTGATGAGATCCTGCTCACGTTGATGGAGCACCACAGCAACTTGGTGCCCTGGCAATTGCTATCGCAGAGAACCGGTTGTGTGCTGCGTCATGTGGGAATCACCGAAACAGGAGAGCTCGATCTTGATGACTTCCATTCCAAGCTGACTGATCGCACAAGGCTGGTCAGCCTTGTGCACATCAGCAACACGCTGGGTTGCCGCAATCCTCTTGATCTGGTCATCCCAGCTGCTCATGCTGCCGGAGCCCTGGTGTTGGTGGATGCGTGCCAGAGCCTTGCCCATCACCCCATGTCGGTCAAGTCTCTCGATGCTGATTTTCTTGTGGGTTCATCGCATAAGCTTTGCGGCCCAACAGGGATGGGATTCCTGTGGGCGAGGGAAGCTCTATTGGACTCGATGCCGCCCTTCCTCGGCGGCGGAGAAATGATTCAGGATGTCTATCTGGATCACAGCACCTGGGCGAACCTTCCGTACAAGTTCGAGGCCGGAACGCCCGCCATCGGAGAGGCCGTTGGGATGGGTGCAGCACTCACCTATCTCGAACAGATCGGACTTGAGAACATCGCCGCCTGGGAGGCGGAACTCACCCGGCATCTGTTCAATCGCCTGCAGGCGATTGATGGTCTTCGCATCCTTGGACCCACACCTCAGCAACAGCCTGGTCGTGCTGCCCTCGCCACCTTCCTCGTGGATGGGGTCCATGCCAATGACATCGCGGCCATGATCGATCTCGCGGGGATCTGCATTCGTAGTGGACATCACTGTTGTCAACCACTGCACCGCCACTACGAAGTCACCGGTTCCGCCCGCGCCAGCCTCAGCTTCATCACAACGCTGGCGGAGATTGATCGTTTCGCCGATGAGCTTCAGGGTGTGATCGATTTTTTCCGGGAGAACGGCTAA
- a CDS encoding sodium/glutamate symporter: MRMQLFDVLVAFAGLSLLLLVGMALRQRLRWLRSLGIPEALVAGLLGLLIGPFGPWKLFPEQVYQVWSETPGVLISLVFATLFLGQQLPSPGVIWNRAAGQTAFGMVLGFGQYLVGGLLVMAVLQPLLGTNPLMAALIEVGFEGGHGTAAGMGPTFRELGLASGETLGLAMATVGVLTAVILGSTLVVIGRRRRWLSVEPTNEGPTKASSLLRRMADDDPMSADERLALETASGTIDADSSASITIDALTVNMALAGGAVGLGLLLKAGLTLFGSLTGSVETSRLITAIPVFPLAMVGGLIVQVLLQRSRQTSLVSPVAQASIGSLSMDLLITAAMASLNLPLLEENWLPFIALALVGLTWNVCAFLWLAPRIFSDHWCERGIADFGQGTGVTATGLLLLRMADPFGSSRALEAFSFKQLLFEPFLGGGLITAIAPLMIISWGLPRFNAVALLLTLASLLLGLRLGRQTRRR, translated from the coding sequence ATGAGGATGCAACTGTTCGATGTTCTGGTGGCCTTCGCAGGGCTCAGCCTGTTGCTGCTTGTGGGAATGGCCCTGCGTCAGCGCCTGCGCTGGCTACGCAGCCTGGGGATTCCTGAGGCACTCGTGGCAGGCCTTCTTGGCCTGCTAATCGGCCCATTCGGACCATGGAAGTTGTTCCCTGAACAGGTTTACCAAGTCTGGAGCGAGACACCCGGCGTGCTGATCTCCCTGGTCTTCGCCACCTTGTTCCTTGGTCAACAGCTCCCAAGCCCTGGTGTGATCTGGAACCGGGCCGCTGGCCAAACAGCCTTTGGCATGGTTCTGGGCTTTGGCCAGTATCTGGTCGGAGGCCTGCTGGTGATGGCGGTGCTGCAGCCCCTGTTGGGCACCAATCCATTGATGGCAGCGCTGATCGAAGTGGGCTTTGAAGGTGGCCATGGCACTGCAGCCGGCATGGGACCCACCTTCCGTGAACTGGGTCTGGCCTCAGGCGAAACCCTGGGCTTGGCCATGGCCACAGTGGGTGTGCTCACCGCAGTGATACTGGGCAGCACCCTGGTCGTCATCGGTCGCAGGCGGCGTTGGCTATCAGTGGAGCCAACGAACGAAGGTCCCACAAAGGCGTCATCGCTTTTGCGACGAATGGCCGACGACGATCCGATGTCAGCCGACGAACGCCTAGCTCTGGAGACAGCATCAGGAACGATTGACGCAGACTCGTCAGCCTCGATCACGATCGACGCTCTGACGGTCAACATGGCCCTGGCTGGCGGGGCCGTAGGACTCGGCCTCCTGTTGAAGGCGGGGCTCACGCTTTTCGGCTCCCTGACGGGAAGTGTCGAAACATCCCGTCTGATCACCGCAATTCCCGTCTTTCCCCTCGCGATGGTGGGAGGACTGATTGTGCAGGTGCTGCTGCAACGCAGCCGCCAGACCTCACTCGTGTCGCCCGTGGCCCAAGCCAGCATCGGATCCCTCTCCATGGATTTATTGATCACCGCGGCCATGGCCAGCCTCAATCTCCCCTTGCTTGAAGAGAACTGGCTGCCCTTTATCGCACTTGCCCTGGTGGGGCTGACCTGGAACGTGTGCGCCTTTCTTTGGCTGGCTCCACGCATTTTCAGCGATCACTGGTGCGAACGAGGCATCGCCGACTTCGGCCAGGGCACCGGTGTCACAGCAACAGGACTACTGCTGCTGCGCATGGCGGATCCCTTCGGAAGCAGTCGTGCCTTGGAGGCGTTCTCGTTCAAGCAGTTGCTGTTCGAACCATTCCTCGGGGGAGGACTGATCACAGCCATTGCCCCACTGATGATCATCAGCTGGGGACTGCCCCGATTCAACGCTGTGGCGCTGTTGCTCACCCTAGCCTCCCTGCTACTCGGCCTACGGCTCGGCCGTCAAACTCGCAGGCGCTGA
- the mtnA gene encoding S-methyl-5-thioribose-1-phosphate isomerase has translation MNIDGQAWRTIGLEPDGLSVWVIDQTQLPHRFETRTLSSCEQAATAISTMVVRGAPLIGVTGAYGLMLALQNDASDAALAEAFKDLNATRPTAVNLRWALERVRDRVLPLPPAQRAAAACEEAGLIADEDVAMCSAIGDHGLELFQRLAAARPEARQSRPFQVLTHCNAGWLATVDWGTALAPIYKARRAGLDLHVWVDETRPRNQGASLTAYELGREGVPHTVIVDNAGGHLMQNGEVDAVIVGTDRTTRRGDVCNKIGTYLKALAAHDNAVPFYVALPASTIDWSLDDGVAEIPIEARSPREVTAIQGRLLDGPTAGTLAQVQLTPQGSDGFNPAFDVTPARLVTALITDRGVADASEEGLKSLYGCG, from the coding sequence ATGAACATTGACGGCCAGGCCTGGCGCACCATCGGATTGGAACCGGACGGCCTCTCGGTCTGGGTGATTGATCAGACCCAGTTGCCCCATCGCTTTGAGACCCGCACCCTCAGCAGCTGTGAGCAGGCGGCTACTGCCATCAGCACCATGGTGGTCCGCGGCGCTCCGCTGATCGGGGTGACCGGTGCCTATGGCCTGATGTTGGCTTTGCAAAATGACGCCAGTGATGCAGCCCTTGCAGAGGCGTTTAAAGATCTCAATGCCACGCGCCCCACTGCGGTGAATCTGCGCTGGGCGCTGGAGCGTGTGCGTGATCGTGTGTTGCCTCTGCCTCCGGCGCAACGGGCCGCAGCTGCATGCGAGGAGGCCGGTTTGATCGCTGACGAAGACGTGGCTATGTGCTCAGCCATCGGCGACCACGGCCTGGAGCTTTTCCAGAGGCTCGCGGCGGCTAGGCCAGAAGCGCGTCAGAGCCGGCCTTTTCAGGTGTTGACCCACTGCAATGCTGGTTGGCTTGCCACGGTTGACTGGGGTACGGCGTTAGCCCCGATCTACAAGGCCCGACGCGCCGGTCTTGATCTTCATGTCTGGGTGGATGAGACCCGACCCCGCAACCAGGGTGCATCGCTCACGGCCTACGAGCTCGGCCGAGAAGGCGTTCCCCACACCGTGATCGTTGACAACGCCGGAGGTCATCTGATGCAGAACGGTGAAGTGGATGCGGTGATCGTCGGAACGGATCGCACCACCCGCCGTGGAGATGTCTGCAACAAGATCGGGACCTATCTGAAGGCCCTGGCGGCCCATGACAACGCGGTGCCCTTCTATGTGGCACTCCCCGCATCAACCATCGACTGGAGCCTGGATGACGGGGTGGCGGAAATTCCGATTGAAGCTCGATCTCCCCGGGAGGTCACGGCGATTCAGGGTCGCCTGCTGGATGGACCAACTGCAGGGACGCTGGCTCAGGTGCAGCTCACACCCCAGGGAAGTGATGGCTTCAACCCCGCCTTTGATGTGACCCCTGCCCGACTGGTCACTGCGCTGATCACTGATCGTGGTGTTGCTGATGCCAGTGAGGAGGGGCTGAAGAGCCTGTATGGCTGTGGCTGA
- a CDS encoding class II aldolase/adducin family protein: MAVADRLDDQELRHQLVTVARRMNGTGLNQGTSGNLSVRIEEGLLVTPSSLPYEQMEVGDLVALDLRGQPLKEKQRRPSSEWRLHADVLSCRPEAMAVLHCHPIHATALACHDRGIPAFHYMVAVAGGDEIQCAPYATFGTKELSENVVNALAQRSACLLARHGMVTLGKDLESALRVAVEVETLARMYLQALQLGEPPLLSTQQMQAVHAQFRGLHYGQADQSPR, translated from the coding sequence ATGGCTGTGGCTGATCGCTTGGATGATCAGGAGCTGCGCCATCAGTTGGTGACCGTGGCACGCCGAATGAATGGAACCGGCCTCAACCAGGGCACGTCCGGAAATCTCTCGGTACGGATTGAGGAAGGACTTCTGGTGACTCCCAGTTCACTGCCCTATGAACAGATGGAGGTTGGTGATCTGGTGGCACTGGATCTGAGAGGACAACCCTTGAAGGAGAAACAGCGGCGACCGTCGTCGGAATGGCGCCTGCATGCGGATGTGCTCAGCTGCCGCCCTGAAGCGATGGCTGTGCTGCATTGCCACCCCATTCATGCCACAGCACTGGCCTGCCATGACCGCGGCATTCCTGCATTTCACTACATGGTTGCGGTGGCCGGCGGTGATGAGATCCAGTGTGCTCCTTACGCCACCTTCGGGACCAAGGAACTCTCCGAGAACGTGGTGAATGCTCTCGCCCAACGCAGCGCCTGTTTGCTGGCCAGGCACGGGATGGTCACGCTGGGGAAGGATCTGGAGTCCGCATTGCGGGTGGCGGTTGAGGTGGAGACCCTGGCGCGCATGTATCTGCAGGCTCTGCAGTTGGGGGAGCCCCCGCTGCTCTCCACGCAACAAATGCAAGCTGTGCATGCCCAGTTCCGCGGTCTTCATTACGGACAGGCCGATCAGAGTCCGAGGTGA